A single region of the Salarchaeum japonicum genome encodes:
- a CDS encoding DUF58 domain-containing protein yields MRRETERWRGIAAVTFLAAAVALLFTAPGALLVGVVGGAYAGYARFDAAPTPDLSVEREVSETDPARGDEVAVTVTVRNDGGFLPDLRLVDGVPDALDVTEGSPRLATALRAGKEARFSYRVEASRGDHAFDGLTVVARDAAGSAEVETTVEADGDTAVRCVPELDDIGGFPLRAQATRHVGRLTTNEGGTGVEFHATREYRRGDPLSRLDWRRLARTGELATVEFREERAGTVVLVVDTRLEAYVAGPDEAAAVERSVGAAGAIADSLLDAGDRVGLASYGPRRAWLPPGLGRDHRQRLRRTLALDDAFAPLPPTDPFFSRTTLTRLLGRLPSNAQVVCLTPLVDDGVAAFARQLDAHGHAVTVVSPDPTDGSGVGEALARVERRLRVRDVRRAGIRVLDWEAGTPLTVALATAERRWRA; encoded by the coding sequence GGGCTACGCGCGCTTCGACGCCGCGCCGACCCCCGACCTCTCGGTCGAGCGCGAGGTGTCGGAGACCGACCCGGCGCGCGGCGACGAGGTCGCGGTGACCGTCACCGTCCGCAACGACGGCGGCTTCCTCCCCGACCTCCGCCTCGTGGACGGCGTCCCCGACGCCCTCGACGTGACGGAGGGGTCGCCGCGGCTCGCAACCGCGCTCCGCGCCGGCAAGGAAGCCCGGTTCTCCTACCGCGTCGAGGCGAGTCGGGGCGACCACGCGTTCGACGGCCTCACCGTCGTCGCGCGGGACGCCGCCGGGTCGGCGGAGGTCGAAACCACGGTCGAGGCCGACGGCGACACCGCCGTCCGGTGCGTGCCCGAACTGGACGACATCGGCGGGTTCCCGTTGCGCGCGCAGGCGACCCGGCACGTGGGCCGCCTCACCACGAACGAGGGCGGGACGGGCGTCGAGTTCCACGCGACCCGCGAGTACCGCCGCGGAGACCCGCTCTCCCGCCTGGACTGGCGTCGGCTCGCGCGCACCGGCGAACTCGCGACCGTCGAGTTCCGCGAGGAACGCGCCGGCACCGTCGTGCTCGTCGTGGACACCCGGCTGGAGGCGTACGTCGCCGGCCCGGACGAGGCCGCCGCGGTCGAGCGGAGCGTCGGCGCGGCGGGCGCTATCGCGGACTCCCTGCTCGACGCCGGCGACCGCGTCGGACTCGCGAGCTACGGCCCCCGGAGGGCGTGGCTCCCGCCCGGACTCGGCCGCGACCACCGCCAGCGCCTCCGCCGCACGCTCGCGCTCGACGACGCGTTCGCCCCGCTCCCGCCGACCGACCCGTTCTTCAGCCGAACCACCCTGACGCGGCTCCTCGGCCGCCTCCCGTCGAACGCGCAGGTCGTCTGCCTCACCCCGCTCGTGGACGACGGCGTCGCCGCGTTCGCCCGCCAGCTCGACGCGCACGGCCACGCCGTCACCGTCGTCTCCCCCGACCCGACCGACGGGAGCGGGGTCGGCGAGGCGCTCGCGCGCGTCGAACGCCGCCTCCGCGTCCGGGACGTGCGGCGCGCCGGCATCCGCGTGCTCGACTGGGAGGCGGGGACGCCGCTCACCGTCGCGCTCGCGACCGCCGAACGGAGGTGGCGCGCGTGA